The following is a genomic window from Calliphora vicina chromosome 5, idCalVici1.1, whole genome shotgun sequence.
aatttttcattccgtaaaaacctaagttgagctatgaacaaaattttaacaaaaaaaattgtctaaatcggtccggacgttctctactgatgcaattaccaacaaacgacatttgatttttatcgtTAACATCAGTAAATTTTAACCTCTTATGGTggctaaaataatctcttaagaATAAAACACATcttaaatgctttggagtatatcgttttatttaaagttaaagtttttaaaataccaaaactcataaaaacactcttttagaaaaaaaccgattattcgaggaaaaatttgagtttttcaaaaaaaccgaaaccgacttaaccaaaaaaacctAGTACATATGTTATCTTTGTAATGCAAAGAGAAGTAAAtgggttactttatatatcgtaggtaatctagcgtgaaatcagttgtcactttagtgtctttaagtaatctagagtgtagtcacttccAACTTTTTTgatactgcactttagaaattaGTTATATTACTCAAattataaattagttttataccAACCAGGATCTAAAACCAAATgcttaaaattagaaatatttaaataaacaattaaaactatTATCCATAGATGTTCAATATATGACATCAACATtttcaattacattttattttaaacgaaatttccaaaaaaaaaacaaaaaactattcttTATTCTAATAAACGTTAAATGCTGATTGAAAATGTATATTCTAACAATTGTACCTATTTTGGGTTAAGCTTattatcatacaaaaataaatgactcATGCTTTAGGAActtgggaaaaaatttaaataatgaaatgcaTCGTCAATGATTAATTGtgattaattgaataaaaaacaagtaaggaaatatggtcggtcaagcccgaccatataataccctacactaagtaaaagagctattttgtgagtataccaacatttttaagcgatttatgcacgttaaagtgattttcggaagcgggtctatatgggagctatgacaaattatagaccgatcgtaacaaaattttgtgacatgaattttgtatatataaaacttatttggagtgcaatttgtgtagatacatatataaattaaacatttatgaccgataaagtccaatttcggaaggacatttgtatgggggataggtgaaataatggaccgatttccgcCAGTTTCAATACGCTTGgcccttgggtcgaaaaaataatatgtaccaagtctgatcgaaatattttcaaaattgcgacctgtactctgcgacctgtaccattttttgactcaaCATTGACGACTATGTCGACGACGCCAAATAGAATAATAGGAcagtctaaattaaatttttttcgtcagagaaaattacttttttccactcatctgtccatttcatatattttcttgcgaaatttagacgattttctttatggacGCCAAATAGAATAAGGgtgaatacatatataaatgttacttatttcgaaaaaaaaaaattaaaattgcacaaaacgttgtatttttaacaaacCTAACCAACTGTAAgattgtaattttccatttaattttgaaatgaatacccttcTTTATATACAgttaaatttcagattttattccataagaaataccttgagaaaaatattcaatttcccAGGTGGAATTAtgctttttttgcaatttttacaaattctttttctaaaacaaacatTCACGTCTATTGATaacacaacaataataacaagaatttacagtataaaatgtcaaatagcatattgttaaaattttacgaCTTATCAGACTTAGAGCCAGTTtatgacttcgtatttaaatatgaattatatttaagttctatttaaatacgaaaatgagtttctcagtgcttttttaaatgatatttaaatggccaacgttggtcatttaaattctatttaagtttcataaactaccatatgtttttgacagctgacttttgttgtttggttttttttcactctattgtagtaaaaaaaaaacaaacaacagcgtcttgctaaaaaaaagcgtcttgcaaaaactacaattccgatgcggggctattggagcttcttttgtgcattttcctaccaataattttattgtttaataaacttttatttcttattgggcaaaatgtatcaatttttgttttggttgaacagctgttttaagcaaaactatcgataaatttttgatatttagtagtgctaccatacttttatcttatttaaataagacaaattatgtagcactgaaaaactcaaactgtatttaaatacaacttaattttaagttaaaattaactaaatacgtatttaaataacaagtcaaaaactgggcattatagttcaatgttttctttcgattttaaaataatctcttacataaattaaataaactgaaacgaaaaaataaaaatccccaaaaagatTCTAAAAATCACCAAAACATACAATATTTCCCCAACTGTTCCCCTATATCCCCAAACCCAATTATTTATccccatttacaaaataaaatccccAATTTGGGGAAAAATCCCCTAATCTGACAGCACTGCTtcgagtggaaatttaacatgtgttttgttattgtaacaaaaacaaaatacatgtaaaacgtccactcaaagcactcatTCGCTAtcgaaaaacagcacataagctAAAGTATAGTTGAtcgttttatatttaattcataAAAGTTTGTATCATAGAGAAAGCGAAACAATCATGGCGAGCACTTCAAAAAAGCATAGAGATTTCGTCTCCGATCCTATGGGTGAAAAACCTGTCACAGATCTGGCGGGAATAGGAACGATTTTGGGTGATCGTTTAAATGAAGCTGGCTTCAATAAAGTAAGTTTTATCATACATAGATGATAGTAGAATATTTAATTAACGCAATGTGTAATTCGGTAAATTATTATAGGCAAATGCTGTGCTCGGTCAATATTTAGTGTTACAGAGAAACGAATATCGTTTTACGGAATGGATTCAAACTACCTGTAATGCCAATTCTAAACAAGCTAAGGATTGCTTCAACTGCCTCAATGAATGGTGTGATCAGTTCTTGTAATTAACATCtgtataaatattacaatttacaaactaatgtgtattgaaaatattgtaagttatacataaatatgtaggaTTTTATCAATAAAGCAACAATACagcaatattttaattataccatgcataagtattttattttattattttaaaaactaatgcAAGGGGTTTGTCATATCACAACACAGCAAATATCAGTAAACCAATTACCAAAAACGGATCTATTTTCTATGAACTTTAATCGGCTGGGGCTAAGGTCTGCCGCAAGCCccctgaagttttgaggtgcatttactaggggcattaaaaaattacttttgcaatttaatttaaaagaatagaaatgtgtacaaaaattcattaaaaaatgttaaagttattacaaattcaaaaggccactagaacaagaaatgtaggaaaaaaattaacatattttgagaaatattaaaataaaagacagtttcaaaactccattttcatatttttaaaaattatgttaaacaaatttcagattattTTGATCTTCACATTCAGATTTAATGAGAATTAGCTGACcagacagacgttgtcctgtccaagttaaaaaaatgcttgtgtttgatttgtgaatttgtgagaagcggtttgaaaagggttaaaatagtttaaaaaaaacgtattgttacgttttaaccttttcaaaacgttggtttatttcctttaaataaaccggatacttttgattgcaaataaaagccgtttagtagtttgaaaatggtagcaactctttatttattcaaatgtacaacaacaacagaattaaatagtcattcagtgttttttatacacgtttataaattctcagaaatacagacacaatttataatgtacacgaatttacttgaaaaacacaacacactttaaggcactagttgatgtttattcgaaaagcgtctctgataaactcactc
Proteins encoded in this region:
- the LOC135961786 gene encoding barrier-to-autointegration factor-like; translation: MASTSKKHRDFVSDPMGEKPVTDLAGIGTILGDRLNEAGFNKANAVLGQYLVLQRNEYRFTEWIQTTCNANSKQAKDCFNCLNEWCDQFL